From one Lolium rigidum isolate FL_2022 chromosome 4, APGP_CSIRO_Lrig_0.1, whole genome shotgun sequence genomic stretch:
- the LOC124708399 gene encoding hydrophobic protein LTI6B-like has protein sequence MGTATCIDIIIAIILPPLGVFLKFGCGHEFWICLLLTLLGYLPGILYAIYAITK, from the exons ATGGGCACGGCCACCTGCATCGAcatcatcatcgccatcatccTCCCGCCCCTTGGCGTCTTCCTCAAGTTCGGTTGCGGG CATGAGTTCTGGATCTGCCTCTTGCTCACCTTACTCGGGTACCTCCCCGGCATCCTCTATGCCATCTACGCCATCACCAAGTAG
- the LOC124708669 gene encoding chromatin structure-remodeling complex protein BSH-like → MKTVSMGAPRSSTVKFRMPTRDNLVPIRVDVEVDGQRYRDAFTWNPRDPDTEIMSFAKRTAKDLKLPTSFVPQMFHSIQGQLADFRSYEGQDMQVKEKIVPLKIDLRVNNTVVRDQFLWDIGNLESDPEEFARTLCDDLNITDPEVGPAIAVSIREQLYEIASQSVSAMREAKMSKKRRAPEFASNSKAMNNAVDMFKYFGSKGSVIRKRKEWYLYAPVVDVISNEKTVVVAKDEAKL, encoded by the exons ATGAAGACGGTGAGCATGGGCGCCCCCAGGTCCTCCACCGTCAAGTTCCGCAT GCCGACGAGGGACAACCTGGTGCCGATACGCGTCGACGTCGAGGTGGACGGCCAGCGCTACCGCGACGCCTTCACCTGGAACCCTCGCG ATCCCGACACAGAGATCATGAGCTTCGCCAAGAGGACGGCCAAGGACCTGAAGCTGCCGACCAGCTTCGTGCCCCAGATGTTCCACTCCATCCAG GGGCAATTGGCCGACTTTCGTTCCTACGAGGGGCAGGATATGCAGGTCAAAGAGAAGATTGTGCCCCTCAAG ATTGACCTCCGGGTGAACAACACTGTAGTGAGGGATCAGTTCTTGTGG GATATAGGCAACCTTGAAAGTGATCCCGAGGAATTCGCAAGGACCTTATGTGATGATTTGAACATTACAGATCCTGAAGTTGGG CCTGCTATAGCTGTTTCCATCCGCGAGCAGCTTTATGAG ATTGCTAGTCAGAGTGTTTCAGCTATGAGAGAAGCTAAAATGTCAAAGAAGAGGCGGGCACCAGAATTTGCTTCAAATAG TAAAGCCATGAATAACGCAGTGGACATGTTCAAGTAttttggaagcaaagggagcgtcATCCG GAAAAGGAAGGAGTGGTACCTGTATGCACCTGTTGTTGATGTCATTTCTAACGAGAAAACTGTAGTTGTTGCAAAGGATGAAGCTAAGCTCTAG